One part of the Vicia villosa cultivar HV-30 ecotype Madison, WI linkage group LG6, Vvil1.0, whole genome shotgun sequence genome encodes these proteins:
- the LOC131611173 gene encoding uncharacterized protein At3g28850-like has product MGCANSKQKRCRHCNNPYSPVPRSYSMHVHHPPNHQSQDEDNDDDSYHVVALTSTTLGNLKLNSPSSFNGVHHDFRFSNGKVEENGSFRFDRESLMQKLNKEREKEKKELERGEKVEDFSLGLVEAKTWSNMIEEKLTKIVPMTPTRTPPGEPETINTWELMEGLEDISPFRSPNHFKSFSFDVNGVLVDDNSVGVGVGVHPPKPFWQEMTEDESKLNPAISDFDPDVISSFKMSLQQISHDSPFRLRQTPIREDKLRCDDDGDDDDDDLFENVKVGGKEKVVLYFTSLRGVRKTYEDCCQVRMILRGLGVKIDERDVSMHLGFKEELRELLGDLYGGGRLPRVFVGGNYIGGVEEIEKMHEDGKLEKLLECCEKIEDSCGECENCGDIRFVPCETCFGSCKIYHEGHDDNDDNEEEEYDDHDEEGESGFQRCPDCNENGLIRCSVCCY; this is encoded by the coding sequence ATGGGTTGCGCAAATTCCAAGCAAAAGCGATGTAGACATTGCAACAATCCCTATTCGCCAGTTCCAAGAAGCTATTCCATGCATGTTCATCACCCACCTAATCATCAATCACAAGATGAggataatgatgatgatagttACCATGTTGTGGCTCTCACATCAACCACATTAGGTAATCTCAAACTCAATTCCCCTTCTAGTTTCAATGGTGTTCATCATGATTTTAGATTCTCTAATGGTAAAGTTGAAGAGAATGGGAGTTTTAGGTTTGATAGAGAAAGTTTAATGCAAAAACTCAACAAGGAGAGggaaaaggagaagaaggaatTGGAAAGGGGTGAGAAAGTTGAGGATTTTTCATTGGGGTTGGTTGAAGCTAAGACTTGGTCTAATATGATTGAAGAAAAGTTAACAAAAATTGTTCCTATGACTCCAACAAGAACACCACCTGGTGAGCCGGAAACAATCAATACATGGGAGTTGATGGAAGGTCTTGAGGATATTAGTCCTTTTCGATCGCCGAATCACTTCAAAAGCTTCTCTTTTGATGTCAATGGTGTTCTTGTTGATGATAATTCTGTTGGTGTTGGTGTTGGTGTTCATCCTCCTAAACCCTTTTGGCAGGAAATGACAGAGGATGAATCGAAACTTAATCCGGCGATATCAGATTTTGATCCGGATGTGATTTCGTCATTCAAGATGTCTTTACAACAAATCTCTCATGATAGTCCTTTTCGCCTTAGGCAGACGCCGATTCGCGAAGATAAGCTACGgtgtgatgatgatggtgatgatgatgatgatgatctttTTGAGAATGTTAAGGTTGGTGGAAAGGAAAAGGTGGTTTTGTATTTCACAAGTTTGAGAGGGGTGAGAAAGACTTATGAGGATTGTTGTCAAGTGAGGATGATTTTGAGAGGGTTAGGAGTGAAAATTGATGAGAGAGATGTGTCAATGCATTTAGGGTTCAAGGAAGAGTTAAGAGAGCTTTTAGGTGATTTGTATGGTGGAGGAAGATTGCCAAGGGTTTTTGTTGGTGGAAACTACATTGGTGGAGTTGAGGAgattgagaaaatgcatgaagaTGGGAAGCTTGAGAAATTGTTGGAATGTTGCGAGAAAATCGAGGATAGTTGCGGTGAATGCGAGAATTGCGGTGATATAAGGTTTGTTCCGTGTGAAACTTGTTTTGGAAGTTGTAAAATCTACCACGAAGGCCATGACGACAACGATgataatgaagaagaagaatatgatgatcatgatgaagaaggtgaatctGGATTTCAACGTTGCCCGGATTGTAACGAAAATGGACTAATTCGTTGCTCTGTGTGCTGCTACTAG
- the LOC131608814 gene encoding binding partner of ACD11 1, whose product MYPGGYTAEITNLSPRATENDVQNFFGYCGEIERVDVIRHSDFDSTAYVTFKEAYALGTALLLNGSMILDQSISISRWEAYTDDNNWNRHNVEDSITCSQDVHMDKFVSSPGEAFTMAQEVVKTMVAKGYVLSKDAFVMAKAFDESCSVSSTASAKVVEISNKIGLTETINSGIETFKSVDEKYHVTDITKSAAAVTGTTAIVVATVTGRAAVAASTAIVNSSYFAKGALWVSDMLSRAAKSAAELGQHQNK is encoded by the exons ATGTATCCCGGTGGTTATACTGCTGAAATTACAAACCTATCTCCAAGAGCTACTGAGAATGATGTGCAAAATTTTTTTGGCTACTGTGGTGAGATTGAGCGTGTTGACGTGATAAG ACACAGTGATTTTGATTCTACTGCATATGTGACTTTTAAGGAAGCTTATGCCCTGGGAACTGCATTATTGCTTAAT GGTTCGATGATTTTGGACCAAAGCATTTCCATTTCGCGCTGGGAAGCTTATACGGATGACAATAATTGGAACAGGCATAACGTTGAAGATAGTATTACATGCTCTCAA GATGTTCACATGGATAAGTTTGTTTCTTCCCCTGGAGAAGCTTTTACTATGGCCCAAGAAGTTGTCAAAACAATGGTAGCAAAAGGATATGTACTGAGCAAAGACGCATTCGTGATGGCAAAAGCTTTCGATGAATCGTGCAGTGTATCATCTACTGCATCAGCCAAAGTCGTTGAAATCAGCAACAAAATTGGACTGACAGAAACCATAAATTCAGGTATTGAAACTTTCAAATCTGTTGACGAGAAGTATCATGTTACAGATATCACCAAATCGGCCGCAGCGGTTACGGGAACGACAGCTATAGTCGTGGCAACAGTTACCGGAAGAGCTGCTGTGGCTGCTAGTACTGCTATTGTCAATAGCAGCTACTTCGCGAAAGGAGCTCTTTGGGTTTCGGATATGTTATCTCGTGCGGCGAAATCAGCCGCGGAATTGGGTCAGCATCAGAACAAATGA